The Vitis vinifera cultivar Pinot Noir 40024 chromosome 1, ASM3070453v1 DNA segment GTGCAAAAGACAAGTAAtcacaaggaatcccatatatagtaccaaaatactgggacttcatttcaactaaaaaacaaaaatgcataaaaacataaatagaaaatatataatgtCTGATTAATGGGGTGGTGGTGCTGGGGCTAGAACTAGGCAGATGGATCTGCTGCTTCTTCTGTAGGTGCATCAGCTGGGGCTTCTTGAGGATGGGACTCTACAGGCTGAGATTGTGGCTCTGGTGGAGTAGATGTGGAGGGCTTTACAGCTTGTGGCAAatcgaaatggacttggagctgccttaagatggcagcttgttggGCCTGTatggccaacatctgctcttgaCAGGCTCTGATGGAtgccatctcttgagcaagattgctctgagaagctgtaagagtctccagTGCATGGCACAACTCTCGATATTCGGAtataggaatggccatcctcagctctgctgatgtggatggctgagatgcaGCTGGGGTAGTTGGTGGAGCTATAGGAATGGCAGGAGTGGCAACTGTGATATCCTCTAGTCTGTGCCTTGGGGAAgctctccttgcagctggcTGAGGCTGCTCAGGTTGATCAATTTTGCAGGCCGTCAtgttattccatttatcaagagtgaatggctcacggcattttcgctttctctccagctgaggctcagCAGGGTATCCCATGTGCTCtagaatttggcatagcagccttggaaatAGGAGGGGAATGCAATCAGCTATTTGCAGCTTCTTCCTATGAACCTTCTCCTCGAAATAGagaagggttgctaggatcagatgatgaggcccaaagaagaatccttctgacatcttgtaCAGGGCTTCCAGGagaactccccttctttgggtccaatgctgcaaaggatagatattatgccttaaaaaggcatcaattaaaaacataactggaggaagctcccccccTCAACAGGtgtgatcgatttgcagctcTTCTGGAAAGGGCACGTACCATCTCCAGCTCAGTAGGATTTTCCCAAActctaaaattatcgaattgggttggctcaaaaggaatttgcagggcttcagcaatCTGGCGTGCTCCCAAGATGCCATGTCTACCATCAATAGTGAAATGAATCAGAGTTGGATTTCTGACCTCTTTGCTTATCATGGATTGGTAGAAATCCGTGGCTATCCGTGGGTAGAAAAAATCTCTtggagctagcagatgctccatacggtacctcctcagcagctggaagGATTGGGCTAGCTctggcctcactctgaatgctgcTAAATCGAAGCACAATTCGGAATGGAATGGCCGTGTTCGACAATCCAAATTCCCCTCTATTGGGGGCTGGGCCAGCATTGGCCTTCTGATCACTTCTTTTGGAGCTACTTCGGCTTGAATTTAAGGCTTTGGAAGTGGTGCCTTTCGCTTCTTCGATTTTTCTTTTggtgccggagatggtaccggcgaCTGAATTGGCGAGGGGACTGGAGTTGCAACTGGAGAAGGATTTGGTGAAGACACCGGAGATTGAACCGGCGACTGCTCTGGTGATTGCGCAGGGGATTGCTCaggggattgctcagtcaaatcgatgggttctgagctctcAACCCTCGGCTTCTTCTGCAATGGCCGACCTCTTGACCTGGTCAAATATCGTcttgccggcggctttggtggcgcGGGCTTCACCGGAGGTGGATTTGGTCTCGACGGCAAAGGTTCTGGAGCAGATTCTGGAAGTGGCTCCTTTCGCAGTCCCTTTTTGCGGTTCGAAGGAGATGACGACTTAGCTCCTCGtgttcgcgccatttcgggCTACCGAACTTTGGCCGACGTTGATGATCTGAGAGGATGACCGGAAGTTGGACGGCGAGGTTTAATGAAGAAGACAAAGAGGCTGCGAAAATggtgctctgatttttgaaacccttttcgcagctcaaatgaccggtataaataggaaaaacggaagcccaagggtcagtttaagtttcgcaacaaaacgccaatttcgcagcaatttgccattttcgcagcaacttcgcagtgcgtttcgcagctgcgaaattgatgtcactgtgctgcgaagtggcactcgtgtgccaaaccccactttcgcagctacgaaattccctgcggaatgggacttttggtgcgaaatcatgCTTTTCCATTTCGCAGTGCACTTCGCAGCTGCCAAATCGATGCTACTGTACTACggagtggcactcgtgtgccaaaccccactttcgcagctgcgaaattcccTCGCAGAGGCTTCTtcagtgttgcggaatggtttggcaacaaaatgcccATTTCGCAGAGGTTTCCTTcatgctgcgaaatttcgcagagctctattttttcccctgtttttgctctgttttcgcTCCAAATTcgacccgattttttttcttttcaatttccttgaaatttcttccacctgggatcattcaaaataattaaaacacacctaaaaacataatttaagatcaaaaactaagatcaaatgtatggaaaaaattttaaaaaaattagaaaatttacaAACTGAACTGTGGTAAGACCACATCCAGCAAACCCTttttcacttaggctttttgaggttcaaggaggttgattgcctccttttctggtttgaatggctccatgaatggcttgagacgatatccattgactcgaaagctgtccttgccattggaattcaataagtccaccactccattggaatatactcggtgaataacaaatggaccaatccaccttgacttgagcttcccaggaaagatatggagtcttgtgtcatacatcagaactttttgcccttcctggaattctttgttggagatgagttggtcatgccacttcttcatcctctgctttgcaactttggaattgatataagcattatttcttaattcctccatctcattaaggtctagaaatctcttttttCCTGCCTTGATCAAAtccatattcagcttctttatggcccaccaagctttgtattcaacttccacagggagatggcatgctttaccatagacaagacgatagggagacatcccaagaatagtcttataagctgttctatatgcccacaatgaatcatgaagcctaatagaccaattcTTTCtattggaattcaccactttcattaagatgttctttatttccctgttagctagctcaacttgcccggaagtctgaggatgataaggtgtagccaccttatgcttcactccatacttggataacaaagcttcaaaaggtttgttgcaaaaatgagcacctccatcactgattatggccttgggcactccgaatcttgagaaaatgttctctttaagaaacttgagaaccaccctgtgatcattttgtttacagggattgcctcaacccacttagaaacataatctacccccaccaaaatgtaagaattaccaaaagacattgggaaaggccccatgaagtcaatgccccatacatcaaataactcaactatcagaatggggttcataggcatttgatttctttttgttagctttccaagcctttggcatatATCACAATTCCTACACATGTTGTGGGCATCTttaaaaagagatggccaagcaaaccctgattgcaataccttcatggctgttttctgagaggcaaagtggcctccacatgcattctcatgacaatgagatagaatcccttgctgctcatcttcagggacacacttcctaataatctgatctgcacaatacttaaaaagaaagggctcttcccaataataagaatgaattttggcaaagaagtgcttcttgtcctgtgcattccactcacttggaatttcaccagttactaaataattagcaatatgagcataccaaggagtttttactaggaacatgagtgattcttcaggaaaatcatcattgataggcaagggatgggaattatgtgctataactaaccttgacaagtggtcagctactacattctccactcctttcttatttttgatttgaagatcgaattcttgtaacaaaagaatccatctaatcaaccttgctt contains these protein-coding regions:
- the LOC132253753 gene encoding predicted GPI-anchored protein 58 yields the protein MTACKIDQPEQPQPAARRASPRHRLEDITVATPAIPIAPPTTPAASQPSTSAELRMAIPISEYRELCHALETLTASQSNLAQEMASIRACQEQMLAIQAQQAAILRQLQVHFDLPQAVKPSTSTPPEPQSQPVESHPQEAPADAPTEEAADPSA
- the LOC109123424 gene encoding vegetative cell wall protein gp1-like, which produces MARTRGAKSSSPSNRKKGLRKEPLPESAPEPLPSRPNPPPVKPAPPKPPARRYLTRSRGRPLQKKPRVESSEPIDLTEQSPEQSPAQSPEQSPVQSPVSSPNPSPVATPVPSPIQSPVPSPAPKEKSKKRKAPLPKP